One region of Cydia fagiglandana chromosome 17, ilCydFagi1.1, whole genome shotgun sequence genomic DNA includes:
- the LOC134672973 gene encoding transcription factor A, mitochondrial: MSSITQLCRLSNLTISSYKCVLQGRTSWVNQVQLCNYTKKSAEQKLGIERPKRPLTPFFKFMTQMRPALLAKNPGITSKEAIAWSSKHWQQLDLETKAQMTKEYEKDLEDYKKIKAMYESSLTDEQKADIQRVKEEMAAAKEKRKLKAEYKELGKPKKPMSSYFLYIQSRKDSFKGKQMKEYQEKAKVDWQKLPESEKAKFEKQAAELMNKYRKDLEAWELKMISQGRSDLVRTKPAREKKPASAKKSQ, encoded by the exons ATGTCTTCAATAACTCAACTATGTCGTTTGAGTAATTTAACAATAAGCAGTTACAAATGTGTTCTGCAAGGAAG AACTAGTTGGGTAAATCAAGTGCAACTATGCAACTACACGAAGAAGTCAGCAGAACAAAAACTAGGCATAGAGAGACCAAAGCGGCCTCTAACTCCGTTTTTCAAGTTTATGACACAAATGAGACCGGCGCTCCTAGCCAAGAACCCCGGTATTACTTCCAAGGAAGCAATCGCGTGGAGCTCCAAGCATTGGCAACAATTAGATTTAGAG ACTAAGGCTCAAATGACGAAAGAATATGAGAAAGACTTGGAAGATTATAAGAAAATAAAAGCTATGTACGAGTCTTCATTGACTGACGAGCAGAAGGCTGACATCCAGCGGGTGAAGGAGGAAATGGCAGCTGCCAAGGAAAAGAGGAAATTGAAAGCT gAATACAAAGAGTTAGGAAAGCCAAAGAAACCAATGTCTTCCTATTTTCTATACATCCAGTCTAGAAAAGATTCATTCAAGGGCAAACAAATGAAGGAATATCAAGAGAAAGCAAAAGTTGATTGGCAGAAATTGCCAGAAAGTGAAAAGGCTAAGTTTGAAAAGCAAGCAGCGGAACTTATGAATAAATACAG AAAAGACTTGGAAGCATGGGAGTTGAAAATGATTTCACAAGGACGCTCAGACCTTGTGCGTACCAAGCCTGCACGAGAAAAGAAGCCAGCGAGTGCCAAGAAATCACAATAG
- the LOC134672974 gene encoding uncharacterized protein LOC134672974 — MADAAAARREARRRKILENSHNRLQRISGKCEEPIPKESSFQTILPDVSYEVPAISSSATTTRSNSSLNNGVVVQAPPVAVSTPSPIYEADAAGDSLTDVANDLAALMSPGSQPANTQQVSLLEKLVLYKYDVVLVSLLVQLLYGFSLLTFDETYFFLPLVVYVVTKMIWFPAPSSSNFANALLLLNGISVQRVERIMSVMRWVSMFSQDVCVYLFTTICMQALSHTITDSLIT; from the exons ATGGCTGATGCAGCAGCAGCCCGTAGGGAAGCCCGGAGAAGGAAAATATTAGAAAATTCTCATAACAGGCTTCAACGTATATCCGGAAAATGCGAAGAACCGATTCCAAAAG AATCATCTTTTCAGACCATACTTCCAGACGTAAGTTACGAAGTTCCAGCAATATCAAGCAGTGCCACAACTACTAGGAGCAACAGTTCTCTCAATAATGGTGTCGTGGTTCAGGCACCACCAGTGGCGGTGTCGACACCGAGTCCTATTTATGAAGCGGACGCGGCAGGCGACAGTTTAACCGACGTAGCCAATGACTTGGCAGCTTTAATGTCGCCAGGATCACAACCAGCAAACACTCAACAAGTGTCTCTTTTGGAAAAACTAGTACTGTATAAGTATGATGTAGTGCTAGTGTCTTTGCTTGTCCAACTTCTGTACGGTTTCTCATTGTTGACATTTGATGAGACATATTTTTTCTTGCCCTTGGTGGTTTACGTCGTTACTAAGATGATATGGTTTCCAGCACCAAGCAGTTCCAACTTTGCTAACGCTTTACTTCTCTTAAATGGAATATCAGTGCAAAGAGTGGAACGAATTATGTCCGTGATGCGCTGGGTGAGCATGTTTTCTCAGGATGTCTGTGTGTACCTTTTTACCACGATTTGTATGCAGGCCCTTAGTCACACTATCACAGATTCTTTAATCACATAG
- the LOC134672963 gene encoding chromatin assembly factor 1 p55 subunit isoform X1, which translates to MGDKGDGETFDDAVEERVINEEYKIWKKNTPFLYDLVMTHALEWPSLTAQWLPDVTRPEGKDYSVHRLILGTHTSDEQNHLLIASVQLPNEDAQFDASHYDNDKGEFGGFGSVSGKIDIEIKINHEGEVNRARYMPQNPCVIATKTPSSDVLVFDYTKHPSKPEPSGECHPDLRLRGHQKEGYGLSWNPILNGYLLSASDDHTICLWDINATPKEGRVIEAKSVFTGHTAVVEDVAWHLLHESLFGSVADDQKLMIWDTRLLSNNTSKPSHTVDAHTAEVNCLSFNPYSEFILATGSADKTVALWDLRNLKLKLHSFESHKDEIFQVQWSPHNETILASSGTDRRLHVWDLSKIGEEQTADDAEDGPPELLFIHGGHTAKISDFSWNPNEPWVICSVSEDNIMQVWQMAENIYNDEEPETPASELESGVNVNHG; encoded by the exons ATGGGAGATAAAGGCGACGGAG AAACGTTCGACGATGCGGTGGAGGAGCGCGTCATCAACGAGGAGTACAAGATTTGGAAGAAGAACACACCGTTCCTGTACGACCTGGTGATGACACACGCTCTGGAGTGGCCGTCGCTGACCGCGCAGTGGCTGCCGGACGTGACCCGGCCGGAGGGCAAAGACTACTCGGTGCACAG ATTAATCCTTGGTACCCACACATCAGATGAACAGAACCATCTCCTCATAGCAAGTGTTCAGCTCCCCAACGAAGATGCTCAGTTTGACGCCAGTCACTATGATAATGATAAAGGAG AATTTGGAGGCTTTGGTTCAGTATCAGGTAAAATAGACATAGAAATCAAGATAAACCACGAGGGTGAGGTGAACAGGGCGCGCTACATGCCCCAGAACCCCTGCGTGATCGCCACCAAGACCCCCTCCTCTGACGTGCTGGTGTTCGACTACACCAAGCACCCCTCCAAGCCTGAGCCTTCAGGAGAATGCCATCCAGACCTTAG ATTGCGCGGGCACCAAAAAGAAGGCTATGGATTGTCATGGAACCCTATACTTAATGGATATCTCCTCTCTGCTAG TGACGATCACACAATCTGCCTGTGGGACATCAACGCCACCCCGAAGGAGGGGCGCGTGATCGAGGCCAAATCCGTGTTCACCGGACACACGGCCGTGGTGGAGGACGTCGCGTGGCACCTGCTCCACGAGTCGCTCTTCGGCTCCGTCGCCGACGACCAGAAGCTCATGATTTGGGACACCAGGTTATT ATCCAACAATACCTCGAAGCCCTCGCACACGGTGGACGCGCACACGGCCGAGGTGAACTGTCTCAGCTTCAACCCCTACTCAGAGTTCATCCTGGCCACCGGCAGCGCTGACAAAACG GTGGCGTTGTGGGACCTCCGTAACCTGAAACTCAAGCTGCACTCGTTCGAGTCGCACAAGGACGAGATCTTCCAGGTGCAGTGGTCGCCGCACAACGAGACCATTCTCGCCTCCAGTGGCACCGATCGCAG GCTGCATGTATGGGACCTGTCGAAGATCGGCGAGGAGCAGACGGCGGACGACGCGGAGGACGGGCCGCCCGAGCTGCTGTTCATCCACGGCGGCCACACCGCCAAGATCTCCGACTTCTCCTGGAACCCCAACGAGCCCTGGGTCATCTGCTCCGTGTCCGAGGACAACATCATGCAG GTATGGCAGATGGCGGAGAACATCTACAACGACGAGGAGCCCGAGACGCCCGCCTCCGAGCTCGAGTCCGGCGTCAACGTCAACCATGGATAA
- the LOC134672963 gene encoding chromatin assembly factor 1 p55 subunit isoform X2 codes for MGDKGDGETFDDAVEERVINEEYKIWKKNTPFLYDLVMTHALEWPSLTAQWLPDVTRPEGKDYSVHRLILGTHTSDEQNHLLIASVQLPNEDAQFDASHYDNDKGEFGGFGSVSGKIDIEIKINHEGEVNRARYMPQNPCVIATKTPSSDVLVFDYTKHPSKPEPSGECHPDLRLRGHQKEGYGLSWNPILNGYLLSASDDHTICLWDINATPKEGRVIEAKSVFTGHTAVVEDVAWHLLHESLFGSVADDQKLMIWDTRSNNTSKPSHTVDAHTAEVNCLSFNPYSEFILATGSADKTVALWDLRNLKLKLHSFESHKDEIFQVQWSPHNETILASSGTDRRLHVWDLSKIGEEQTADDAEDGPPELLFIHGGHTAKISDFSWNPNEPWVICSVSEDNIMQVWQMAENIYNDEEPETPASELESGVNVNHG; via the exons ATGGGAGATAAAGGCGACGGAG AAACGTTCGACGATGCGGTGGAGGAGCGCGTCATCAACGAGGAGTACAAGATTTGGAAGAAGAACACACCGTTCCTGTACGACCTGGTGATGACACACGCTCTGGAGTGGCCGTCGCTGACCGCGCAGTGGCTGCCGGACGTGACCCGGCCGGAGGGCAAAGACTACTCGGTGCACAG ATTAATCCTTGGTACCCACACATCAGATGAACAGAACCATCTCCTCATAGCAAGTGTTCAGCTCCCCAACGAAGATGCTCAGTTTGACGCCAGTCACTATGATAATGATAAAGGAG AATTTGGAGGCTTTGGTTCAGTATCAGGTAAAATAGACATAGAAATCAAGATAAACCACGAGGGTGAGGTGAACAGGGCGCGCTACATGCCCCAGAACCCCTGCGTGATCGCCACCAAGACCCCCTCCTCTGACGTGCTGGTGTTCGACTACACCAAGCACCCCTCCAAGCCTGAGCCTTCAGGAGAATGCCATCCAGACCTTAG ATTGCGCGGGCACCAAAAAGAAGGCTATGGATTGTCATGGAACCCTATACTTAATGGATATCTCCTCTCTGCTAG TGACGATCACACAATCTGCCTGTGGGACATCAACGCCACCCCGAAGGAGGGGCGCGTGATCGAGGCCAAATCCGTGTTCACCGGACACACGGCCGTGGTGGAGGACGTCGCGTGGCACCTGCTCCACGAGTCGCTCTTCGGCTCCGTCGCCGACGACCAGAAGCTCATGATTTGGGACACCAG ATCCAACAATACCTCGAAGCCCTCGCACACGGTGGACGCGCACACGGCCGAGGTGAACTGTCTCAGCTTCAACCCCTACTCAGAGTTCATCCTGGCCACCGGCAGCGCTGACAAAACG GTGGCGTTGTGGGACCTCCGTAACCTGAAACTCAAGCTGCACTCGTTCGAGTCGCACAAGGACGAGATCTTCCAGGTGCAGTGGTCGCCGCACAACGAGACCATTCTCGCCTCCAGTGGCACCGATCGCAG GCTGCATGTATGGGACCTGTCGAAGATCGGCGAGGAGCAGACGGCGGACGACGCGGAGGACGGGCCGCCCGAGCTGCTGTTCATCCACGGCGGCCACACCGCCAAGATCTCCGACTTCTCCTGGAACCCCAACGAGCCCTGGGTCATCTGCTCCGTGTCCGAGGACAACATCATGCAG GTATGGCAGATGGCGGAGAACATCTACAACGACGAGGAGCCCGAGACGCCCGCCTCCGAGCTCGAGTCCGGCGTCAACGTCAACCATGGATAA